A DNA window from Sporohalobacter salinus contains the following coding sequences:
- a CDS encoding RnfABCDGE type electron transport complex subunit B, with product MDLSLFKVSIPSMGIMGAVFAGGLAIASSKLAVEVDPRIEEIEEALPGANCGACGEPGCSSFAEAVVNGNAEINGCPVGGSEVADEIAEIMGVESGDSVRKIARLLCKGGKEETFNRSEYRGIESCKAANIAGSGNKSCVYGCLGFGDCEEVCSFDAIKMNENGLPEVNDDKCTGCRNCVEECPKDLFILVEEDQEVFIHCSSQSEGKDVKEVCKTGCIGCGICAQKCPVDAITVEDNLADIDYEECINCGACVEACPMGTIDTIETEAEETDEEFEAKDQGAATDNTEKEENEANEVEDDCSIYITDACVGCGVCVDECPVDAISGENGEVHNIDSEVCIECENCVGACPTEAIETE from the coding sequence ATGGATTTAAGTCTGTTTAAAGTATCAATTCCAAGTATGGGAATTATGGGGGCTGTTTTTGCTGGTGGATTAGCAATTGCATCTTCTAAGTTAGCAGTAGAAGTAGACCCTAGAATAGAGGAAATTGAAGAGGCTCTACCTGGTGCTAATTGTGGTGCCTGTGGAGAGCCTGGGTGTAGTAGCTTTGCTGAAGCAGTAGTAAATGGTAATGCTGAGATAAATGGTTGTCCAGTAGGCGGTAGTGAAGTAGCCGATGAAATTGCAGAGATTATGGGAGTTGAAAGCGGTGATTCAGTACGCAAAATTGCCCGTTTACTTTGTAAAGGCGGCAAAGAAGAGACTTTTAATCGTTCTGAATATCGCGGAATTGAGAGTTGCAAAGCAGCTAATATTGCTGGAAGTGGGAATAAATCCTGTGTTTATGGTTGTTTAGGCTTTGGTGATTGTGAAGAGGTCTGTTCTTTTGATGCTATTAAGATGAATGAGAATGGATTACCTGAAGTTAATGATGATAAATGCACTGGATGCAGAAACTGTGTTGAAGAGTGTCCAAAAGATTTATTTATCTTAGTAGAAGAAGATCAGGAAGTCTTTATTCATTGTAGTTCTCAGAGTGAAGGTAAGGATGTAAAAGAAGTTTGTAAAACTGGCTGCATAGGATGTGGAATTTGTGCTCAGAAGTGCCCAGTGGATGCTATAACTGTCGAAGATAATTTAGCAGATATAGATTATGAAGAATGCATTAATTGTGGTGCTTGCGTTGAAGCTTGTCCGATGGGTACTATAGATACCATTGAAACTGAGGCTGAAGAAACAGATGAAGAATTTGAAGCTAAAGATCAGGGGGCAGCGACAGACAATACAGAAAAAGAAGAAAATGAAGCTAATGAAGTTGAGGATGATTGTAGTATATATATTACAGATGCATGTGTAGGTTGTGGTGTTTGTGTGGATGAATGTCCAGTAGATGCTATCAGCGGTGAAAACGGTGAAGTTCATAATATAGATTCGGAAGTTTGTATTGAATGTGAAAATTGTGTTGGAGCCTGTCCAACAGAAGCTATTGAAACTGAATAA